One Pseudorasbora parva isolate DD20220531a chromosome 4, ASM2467924v1, whole genome shotgun sequence genomic region harbors:
- the LOC137073871 gene encoding B-cell receptor CD22-like has product MIVPTYIWRKDGHLHSQIFADNVLDLESVGLEDSGQYFCTLSGHEGLNSTSFDITVRPGYPPVSILVSVSASEIVEGDLVTLNCNSDAKPQAENNWYKGELIVGSGGVYSISNIRSDGSGEYKCRSRNKYGEKDSHAVKINVMYAPRDVVVTLNSSGVIVEGDSVTLSCSSDSNPPAVNFSWFKEDQTSAVGSGQSFSISSFSSSFSGRFYCEAQNKYGSQRSASVSLSVNAEDIKPLITVPVGITAAVVMTVILMLVVGLLIRRKRATSSEERNHRGSRVATVESPEDAYMTLEPKSRCAEYDTLDNMKRSCDTDDPEDQDPVYYNIDN; this is encoded by the exons ATGATTGTACCAACCTACATCTGGAGGAAAGATGGGCATCTGCACAGTCAGATCTTTGCGGACAACGTGCTTGATCTGGAGTCTGTCGGGCTGGAGGACAGTGGCCAATATTTCTGCACCTTAAGTGGCCATGAGGGACTCAACTCCACATCTTTTGACATCACTGTTAGACCCGGAT ATCCTCCAGTGAGCATCTTGGTGTCTGTCAGTGCATCTGAAATAGTGGAGGGAGATTTAGTGACTCTAAACTGTAATAGTGATGCAAAACCACAGGCAGAAAACAACTGGTATAAAGGAGAACTGATTGTAGGATCTGGAGGAGTCTACAGCATCTCCAACATCCGCTCTGATGGCAGTGGAGAATACAAGTGCAGATCCAGAAATAAATATGGAGAGAAAGACTCTCATGCTGTGAAGATTAATGTCATGT ACGCACCAAGAGATGTTGTGGTGACCCTTAATTCCTCTGGTGTAATAGTGGAGGGAGATTCAGTGACTCTGAGCTGCAGCAGTGACTCAAACCCTCCTGCTGTGAACTTCAGCTGGTTTAAGGAGGATCAAACCTCAGCTGTTGGATCTGGACAGAGTTTCAGCATCTCCAGCTTTAGCTCCAGTTTCAGTGGACGCTTCTACTGTGAGGCTCAGAATAAATATGGCTCTCAGAGATCAGCGTCTGTTTCACTCTCTGTTAACG CTGAAGATATAAAGCCTTTAATCACTGTCCCAGTGGGAATCACTGCAGCCGTTGTCATGACTGTGATACTGATGCTCGTCGTCGGGCTGTTGATCAGAAG GAAACGAGCGACTTCATCAGAAGAGCGAAACCACAGAGGATCACGAGTGGCAACA GTCGAGTCTCCTGAGGACGCCTACATGACCCTTGAACCCAAGTCCAGATGTGCTGAATACGACACACTGGAT AATATGAAGAGATCCTGTGACACAGATGACCCTGAAGACCAGGACCCTGTTTATTATAACATAGACAACTGA